AAAACCAAAGGTTAATAATAGTAGCACAGACAGTAATGTAACGTTGTCGTTCAACAAGTGTGGTACTGTGAAAATTATTGATATTATTAACAAAGCCAAATAAGTTCCTAACCATTTTTCAACAATTCGATATATAATTAGCCTGAAAATAACCTCTTCAATTAAAGCTGCAATTATAAGAAATGAAAAGGGTGCTAATAGATAAGAAAAATCAGAAATACTATTAACGGTATAATAACCGAGTAAATAAAGAATTAATATTACCAACGATAACACTAAAAATCCAAATAGAAAACCACCTAATAATTCTGTTGTTAAATTTATTTTAGTCAGTTCTTTAATTTTTCGCTTGTCATATATTTTAAAAAAATAAAAATAGCTTAATAATAAAACAATAACAGAGATGTAATTTATAATAGTATCTCCAATTGGCTTACTGTTAATAAAGTAGTATATTATAGGTTTTGTTATTAAGTTTTGAATTCCGATAAGTATTCCAAGACAAATTGTAATTGCTAAAACTATTTTAATTACAGGAAAGTGAATTATTTTTTTTAAGGTAAATTTCATCAATAATTTTCAGGTTTATTATAGATAAGCAACAACGGTTAATATAAGATCAATTACGTTGTTTAAGCACCTAATATAGCAAATTAATCACACACAGGATATTCCGCAGGATTGTACGTAATTAAGCTGTGAGCAAGCAATTAAATTTAAATACCTTGAATTATTGAATTATTTTCTCCGTTTAATGCGAAACTACTTTCAGTCCGATAATGGAGACAATTAGCGTCATAATGAAAAAGAGTCGCCAAAATGTTGCAGGTTCTTTAAAAATTAAAATCCCAACCAAAACAGTTCCTACCGCACCAATACCTGTCCAAACAGCATATGCTGTACCAATGGGGAGTTGCTGAGTTACTTTTAAAAGAAGAAACATACTGATACTTAAACAAACAATAAACCCTATATACCAATATGTAGATTCAATACCTGTAGCCTCTTTTGCTTTTCCAAGGCACGCCGCGAAGGCAACTTCAAAAAGCCCAGCAATTATTAAAAGTATCCAATTCATTCGTTTTTTATTTCTTTTGTGCTGCTTAAAATTTTTTAATTTAGACCTGTTTTTATAGTAAGTCCAACGTTTTTAATAGAAGTTATTACAAACAGTTTAATCTTTATTTCGAAAATGCTTTCAAAATTTCCATTGCTTTATCGGTATCTATTTTATCTACAAAAATATGGTCGTGATAATAAGCCGCAACTACATTACAACTTATTCCATTTTCCGATAATGCCTTTGAAAATGCAGCTGTTAAACCAACAGCTTCTAACGCAGAATGTACTGTAAGTGTAATCCATGATGCAATAAAAGAATATTCTAAATTTAGTTGGTCTGCAACTTCCTTTTTAGCAATAACAGTAATGCTTTCTTCTTCTTTAAAAGTCATTATGATTTGGCTCAAATTGAGTTGGTCCAAATTTTCTGTAGTACAAAATACGTATTCGCCTACATTGTGTTTAGGCTTCATTGATTTTAATAGCGTCTCTAAATCTTTTTCTCCGTTCATTTATTTAGCACTTTTAGTTAGTCTTTGTAACTCATTTAAGGTAGCCTTACCAACACTATGAGCAGATTGTGGGTTTTGACCCGTTATTAATCTATTGTCAGTAACTACGTGCATGTTAAAAGGTGCTGACTTTTCAAAAATAGCACCACGTTCTTTTAACGTATCTTCTAGTAAAAAAGGAACCACATTTTCTAGTTTTACTTTAATTTCTTCTTCATTTGTAAAGGCATTCACTTTTTTACCATCCACAAGATACGATCCGTTGCTTAATTTAATGTTTACAAGTCCCGCAGGTCCATGACATACAGCACTGACTACACCATTATTTTCATAAATTTGCTTTGCTATTTCCGCAATTTCTAAATTGTCTGCAAAATCCCACATAGCCCCATGACCTCCTGCATAATGAATGGCTACATAGTCATCAGGATGTACTTCATTAGGTTTTTTGGTATTTTCAATTTTGTTACGATACAAATCATTATCCCAAAATTTCTTATTGATAGAATCAGTCATGTCAAAGGCGTCTACAGGAGCTTTTCCACCTAACGGACTTACAAAATCTATTTCGTAACCAGCAGTATGCAGTACATCCCAAGGATGAGAAACTTCTCCAAGATAGTAACCGGTTTTCTCTCCCGTATCTCCTTTTTCATCATGACTTGTAACTACAAATAATATCTTTTTTAATGCTTTCGTTTCCGTTTTTGCTATTGATTTATCTGAGTTGGTTTTATTATTACAGCTTATAAGAAGCACCGTAAACAAGAATACAAAAAGGGGAATTTTAATTTTTATCATATTTGACATTTCTAAATTTATTTTAAAATAAGGTATTAGAATATTCACATTTATTAAAAGGTAAAAACAATTTTATATCCTTTATAGAGAATAATGCTAGGGGACAAAAGTCTTAAACATTTTGAAGAAACTATTTAACAAATGATAAAAACGAAATTTATTTTATGTTTGCTCTAATTCTACTTAAACTAACTTGGGTAATACCTAAATACGAAGCGATATGAGATAATTGTACACGTTGTATAATGCTAGGATAATTTTTAAGAAGTGCTAAATACCTTTCGGTTGCGGTATTAAATTGTAAAGAAATAAGTCGCTCTTCTGATTTAATAAGTTCTAATTCTGAAAATTTACGTCCCCAATTTGCAATTTCAATGTCTTTTAAAAAGAGTTTGTGAAGTTTTTCTGTTTGTAATTCGTAGAGTTCGCAATCTTTCAATAATTCTACATCTTCATACCCTTTTCTATTATTAACATAACTTTGCATTGAAACAATAGGATCGCCTTCTTGACCAAACCAAAAAGTAATTTGATTATCATCTGAATACGCATAGGCTCTAGCTATTCCTTTTTTGATAAAATAAATACTGGTTTCAATTTTATTTGCTTTAAATAAAATATGCCCCTTTGGTAACTTAGTTTCAATTATTGACTCCGTTATTAAGTTGCTAGATTCCGTTGTTAGAGGGTATATAGTATTAATAATTTGGTTTATTTCCATATATTTATTTGCAATCAATTTTATACTATTAAGATTTATTATCTGGTATTAAAAGTACTGTTTATTTCTGAAAATAGCGGTTTAATTGCTGCCAACGGCAGTTCGTCTAATAACCTACCGCTGTTTTTATAGTTTCTACTAAATTACGTTTTTTAGCTTTATTGTTATATTGGTATTTGTTTTTTTGTGTTTCGCCTTAAGAGAAGTGCTATTGTACTCAATAATTGGTATATAATCTTGATTAAGTCTTGGTAGGGCTTTAAAAAGAGTAGTTTCTTTAGGTTAAGGATGTTCCAGATTCTTTTCAAGTTATAAACTATAAACATTAGGCCTACATCTGCACTTGCTCTTTGTTTTGTTTTTTTAGTGGTAATATAGTTAAAACCCCATTGGCGTTTTATGGTTCCATAAGGATGCTCTACAATAGCTTGTCTTTTTTTGTATGCCTTTGGGTTTTTTAAAACTTGTCGGGCATTTTCTTCGATGTATTTTTGGAACTCACTTCGCTGTAACACCTTTCCATTTACTTTAGAGGTGGTACATAGATCTCTCGCCGGACATGTTTTACATTTGTTTGTTTTGTACTGTTTAAATCGATAGTTTCTTCCTTTATAAGTGCTTCCGTTGCTTTTAAGGATATTTCCCTGTGGGCACAGATAAGTGTCACTTTCTTTATTATATTCAAAATATTCTGAGTTGTAGCTTGGGTCAGGAGCTTGTGAAGCTCTCCCTATTCCAGGTATTGCTACAAGTGTTTTTATACCTAATTGATTAGCTGTCCTAAATTCACTTCCTGTATGATAACCTTTATCATAAAGTGCAGTAAAAGAATTAGAGCCTAAAATGGTTTTTGCCCTGCGTAGCATCTGTCCCATTGCTTTTGAGTCATTCTTATTGGTGACCAAATAATCAAAAGGGATTTTATTATCTGCATCTACAGTGGTCTGCACACAGTAGGCAACTTCAGTGATGTTGTTACGTACTATCAAATGCTTACTGTCGGGATCTGAGGTTGATATCTGTGGTTCTCCAGATTCTTTTAGTTTTTTTTCAAGTTGCTTATAGTGTTTTCTGCGTCCTTGATGTTTGTCTATATTATTTTTGATTTCTTCCTTTTCACTGTTGCTGTCACTTTGTTCTAGTGCATTGTCGTACTGTAGCAACTTATTGTCAATATAATCTAAATGACGTTGTATTTTCTTTTGGTTAAAATTATTCTTTTTACTGTTCTGTGCTCTAAATTTAGTACTGTCGCCTGCAATCAATGTAGCTCCAATGAGCCCAAAATTGCGTGCTATTTGAACCGTAGCAAAAAACACTTTTTTTATTGCTTTAGCATTATCCTTTCTAAAATTACTGATAGTGTTATGGTCGGGAGCTAAAGATTCAAGAAGCCACATTAGTTCAATATTACGTTTGCATTCTTTTTCCAATAGTCGTGAAGATCGCACGCGGTTCATATAGCCATAGATATATAGTTTCAGTAAAACAGAAGGATGGTAGGCTGGAGGTCCGTTCTCTGTAAAATCTGAACGAAAACCAAGTTCCGCTAAGTCAAGTGAATCTACAAATTGATCTATCGACCTAATGCTGTTCTCCTCATCAATAGAATCTTCAAGAGAAATGGGAAAAAGGCAGGTCTGTTTTCGGTCTTTTCCAATAATAAATTTCATAGTTAG
The nucleotide sequence above comes from Aureibaculum algae. Encoded proteins:
- a CDS encoding IS1182 family transposase; translation: MKFIIGKDRKQTCLFPISLEDSIDEENSIRSIDQFVDSLDLAELGFRSDFTENGPPAYHPSVLLKLYIYGYMNRVRSSRLLEKECKRNIELMWLLESLAPDHNTISNFRKDNAKAIKKVFFATVQIARNFGLIGATLIAGDSTKFRAQNSKKNNFNQKKIQRHLDYIDNKLLQYDNALEQSDSNSEKEEIKNNIDKHQGRRKHYKQLEKKLKESGEPQISTSDPDSKHLIVRNNITEVAYCVQTTVDADNKIPFDYLVTNKNDSKAMGQMLRRAKTILGSNSFTALYDKGYHTGSEFRTANQLGIKTLVAIPGIGRASQAPDPSYNSEYFEYNKESDTYLCPQGNILKSNGSTYKGRNYRFKQYKTNKCKTCPARDLCTTSKVNGKVLQRSEFQKYIEENARQVLKNPKAYKKRQAIVEHPYGTIKRQWGFNYITTKKTKQRASADVGLMFIVYNLKRIWNILNLKKLLFLKPYQDLIKIIYQLLSTIALLLRRNTKKQIPI
- a CDS encoding CPBP family intramembrane glutamic endopeptidase; its protein translation is MKFTLKKIIHFPVIKIVLAITICLGILIGIQNLITKPIIYYFINSKPIGDTIINYISVIVLLLSYFYFFKIYDKRKIKELTKINLTTELLGGFLFGFLVLSLVILILYLLGYYTVNSISDFSYLLAPFSFLIIAALIEEVIFRLIIYRIVEKWLGTYLALLIISIIFTVPHLLNDNVTLLSVLLLLTFGFAHSIMYTYTKSLWLPFAFHLGWNFAQPFYGSNLSGTEEGHIINANFDGPILLIGSDFGIEDSILSIILLLIVCILFLKLSIRNNKIEKKKLQLSSAVKLNI
- a CDS encoding Crp/Fnr family transcriptional regulator, whose amino-acid sequence is MEINQIINTIYPLTTESSNLITESIIETKLPKGHILFKANKIETSIYFIKKGIARAYAYSDDNQITFWFGQEGDPIVSMQSYVNNRKGYEDVELLKDCELYELQTEKLHKLFLKDIEIANWGRKFSELELIKSEERLISLQFNTATERYLALLKNYPSIIQRVQLSHIASYLGITQVSLSRIRANIK
- a CDS encoding type 1 glutamine amidotransferase domain-containing protein; translated protein: MIKIKIPLFVFLFTVLLISCNNKTNSDKSIAKTETKALKKILFVVTSHDEKGDTGEKTGYYLGEVSHPWDVLHTAGYEIDFVSPLGGKAPVDAFDMTDSINKKFWDNDLYRNKIENTKKPNEVHPDDYVAIHYAGGHGAMWDFADNLEIAEIAKQIYENNGVVSAVCHGPAGLVNIKLSNGSYLVDGKKVNAFTNEEEIKVKLENVVPFLLEDTLKERGAIFEKSAPFNMHVVTDNRLITGQNPQSAHSVGKATLNELQRLTKSAK
- a CDS encoding DMT family transporter, producing the protein MNWILLIIAGLFEVAFAACLGKAKEATGIESTYWYIGFIVCLSISMFLLLKVTQQLPIGTAYAVWTGIGAVGTVLVGILIFKEPATFWRLFFIMTLIVSIIGLKVVSH
- a CDS encoding ACT domain-containing protein; this translates as MNGEKDLETLLKSMKPKHNVGEYVFCTTENLDQLNLSQIIMTFKEEESITVIAKKEVADQLNLEYSFIASWITLTVHSALEAVGLTAAFSKALSENGISCNVVAAYYHDHIFVDKIDTDKAMEILKAFSK